CTTTATTTGTGCCAACAAGAGGTGGTAAAATAGTAGGCTGAATATATTGTGTCACAACGGGTTGGGTTTACTGACAAACAATTCTTGTTTACTTgttcatttttttcataaaattatgTTATAATGTAGTAAATGTGTTTACCAAGTTAAATACTCGACTAGCTGTctgaatttttgtttttaagtaaGTTCACCtgcaataaatatatacaaaataaatctTTTCAGACGAATTTGGACCTTTAACCCATTTGACTCATTTTCTTTCTAACAATGTGATTAATGCCTTCGAAATAAGTTATAAGTGAAATCAATcctaagtaaatgggttgaaatgcTACCTCTGTCTGGACCCTGATGTTACAAATGcaatatactaatttttttttttcagttgcAGAATTATGAACCTCTTGCATCAGCATTCAAAAATGAGGAAGATGTAGTTATTGCCAATCTTGATGCTGACAATTACAAGGCTTTTGCTGAAAAGTAAGGAACAAAGATAAAGCATGTTTTTTGGTAGAAAGAAAATTTATGCTCCATACGCAAGAACTAAAAGCAAAAGGATGATGATTCATTGTGGTCTGGGTATTTCGATAAAATTATCTTGGCTTATTTATAAGATTGGCTTGTGTAGGTATGGTGTGAGTGGTTATCCAACTATTAAGTTCTTCCCGAAGAACAACAAAGATGGGGAAGACTACGATGGAGGACGTGATCTAGATAGTTTtgtgaccttcatcaacaaaaagTGTGGTACTAGCCGAGATGGAAAAGGGCAACTTACCTCCAATGTCAGTGCCTAATCTAGTAGTTGAGTTTTGCAACGATTTATGTATTATACATGAAAAACTTCTTTTCCTTTCAATGTAGGCTGGTCTATTTGCAGAGTTGGAGGGCTTAGTGAAAGAGTTTGTTACTACTGGTAGTGATGAAAAGAAAGCAGTATATGCTAAGATTGAGGAGGAAGTTGGCAAGCTCACGGGTTCTGCTACAAGGTATCTTTTTATCTAGCTTCTCGTATACATTTTTTTTGATTATTCTGCATATATTAAGTAGATTCTTAACTAGGATTGTGTAATATCATGCGTATTTTTTTGGTAATATGCCATGACATTTGACTCTTGGGTTTCATTATGCATCTCAGATACGGCAAGGTATATGTAAAAGTTGCCAAGACTAGTCTGAGCAAAGGTAATGATTATGCGAAGAATGAGATTCAACGTTTACAACGTATTCTTGCCACGATACAAGTCAATTAATCACTGGTCAATTATTCACTTtgttatttatactttttattcagGGAGTATGGGTTGAGAAATTTGTAAACTTTCACAGGGCAATCCAAAATCACTTTATTATCTGAAATTCTAGCTTTTACTGGAATTTACTTTGCTGTCATCTATAAAGTAGTACTCCCTAGGCTGTCGTTGACGACAAAATGTTGCGATTCCAAATGTGTACATTGATACTAGGATTTCCAACATCAGCCTTACAGCGTAACTCCAACTTAACTTCAGATGGGAATAAAATCTGATTGTGTGTTTTGTATCTACTTTGCAGTCTATAAGTCCTTTGAAGGCCGATGAGTTCACCCTCAAGAAAAACATCTTGTCTGCTTTCGCCTGATAACTGATAGAAACCAGGGGTTACTACGTGTTTGCAGTGATGTTTGATTTCCTCTTGTTGTAGTCTTCCAGGCTCCGATACAGCTTTGGATATATATGCACTATCTTTGCATGCTGGGTTTACTTTCTTTTTCACATGTGAAACATGCTAACTTAGGGGAGGGAATGTCTATTCTGTAGTACCGCCAGTAACATTAGATTTAAACTTTCACAGTTATACTTATTTTGGATCTTACAGAGAAACATATGAGCTAAGCAAATTCCAAACATGACAATGTCATGGTTAATCTACCTTAATCACGAAAAAATAATGATGCTATACCCATATTTTCCTTAAGCTCTAAAGTCAGTCACATCACATGATCACAGCTTGAACTATTTCAAAAGATGGTAACGAAATAGGAGAACCATGATTATCTTGCTTCTTGTGAGAACAAATAAAAGAATCAGGAgtagtttaatatatatgtgatatttCGATTACATTCTATGTttcaaagaagaagataatGTAGTTTGAAAATTACTAACCTTGTTTTATATATAGCCggtttttatataataaccTTATTTAAACATGGCCCATAGGAACAGATAAATAACATTTCGGTTTTCTAATGTCAAATGCATGACATCTATGTtggtatatgatcacgtaaaatgaacgtatgtccggaaatgatttaagtctacggggtcacacgaaatgacacgataactctatattattaattaatatattaaagtaatatattaattagtttgatcacttattaatttaaataaattaaaaggttaattgtatttaattaattgaatggAGGTTAAATGTGAAATAAGGAAATTAAAGTTGGACACCAATTCCTAATATAGGGGGCCGAAAATTTCAAGGCTTTTAGGCCTTGAGATTACTTGGTCACCAAGATTAAAAATCCTAAGTGTAATGTATGCAAATTGTGTAGTGAACCTTTTAAGGAAAGTAGGTATTTGGGAGAAAGTAGGTATTAGAACTAGAATTAATATATGGTGCAAAAGGTTAgtttttcattacatgtgggGGTTTATATAGCCACATAAATTGCACTTAAACCCCCTTCATAATTACAAGTACGTACATAAGAAATTACATGACAAAACCCTTATCTAATCATAATAGACTCAAAGGAcaacataattacttaattacaaAACGAGCACTActaaatataaagctaacaatctcccccttagtgccgTTTTGTGATTGATCATCGTTGagctttcttctttttcctttgaCGTCTATTTCTCTTCTTTATTGATGATTCGGGTTTGTCTTTGAAGAAGGTTTGAGACTTGAACGCTCTCTTCTCATATTGGCTCTTGGCTTCCTTCCAGTACTTTCTTGGTATGAAATGATATCTTGGATCAGCAGGCCTGTTGGGTGGTTCAATGATGTTGTCGGCGAAGTTGACAGGAGGCATGTTATGCAGACCAGGCTTATTGTTTGGTGAATACATTACCCAAGATCCTTCAGGTACATGAATGACGCCAGTTTGTTCATTTGGAAACCTTGCTGCAATGATGGTTCTTGATCTTTCTCTATGCTCGATCCttgatttgaacattttaatCACCTTCAGtagtcttttcttttctttgtc
The sequence above is drawn from the Erigeron canadensis isolate Cc75 chromosome 4, C_canadensis_v1, whole genome shotgun sequence genome and encodes:
- the LOC122596888 gene encoding probable protein disulfide-isomerase A6; translation: MDYVLCGHCKKLAPEYEKLGASFKKSKSVVIAKLQNYEPLASAFKNEEDVVIANLDADNYKAFAEKYGVSGYPTIKFFPKNNKDGEDYDGGRDLDSFVTFINKKCGTSRDGKGQLTSNAGLFAELEGLVKEFVTTGSDEKKAVYAKIEEEVGKLTGSATRYGKVYVKVAKTSLSKGNDYAKNEIQRLQRILATIQSISPLKADEFTLKKNILSAFA